From a single Nostoc sp. MS1 genomic region:
- a CDS encoding class I SAM-dependent methyltransferase produces the protein MERQLEPEVMDSWEEASEYDAMDFTEINNAFAEEAITFGPQGQGLVLDVGTGPGRIPVLICQKKPQWHLIAIDMAENMLQIAAQHVQQAGLQERLRLELVDAKRLPYEDGMFDLVISNSLVHHLPDPLPFFSEIKRVCKPHGGIFIRDLFRPEDEVTMDALVSTIGDEYDDYQKKLFRDSLHAALTLEEVGQLIITAGLVGVQIYQSSDRHWTAKRSWTSPS, from the coding sequence ATGGAAAGACAATTAGAGCCGGAAGTGATGGATAGCTGGGAAGAAGCTAGTGAATACGATGCAATGGACTTTACTGAAATAAATAATGCTTTTGCTGAAGAAGCTATAACTTTCGGGCCACAAGGACAGGGTTTAGTTTTGGATGTGGGTACTGGCCCTGGTCGTATTCCGGTTTTAATATGTCAGAAAAAGCCTCAGTGGCATTTAATAGCAATTGATATGGCTGAAAATATGCTGCAAATTGCAGCACAGCATGTCCAGCAAGCTGGGTTGCAAGAACGCTTGCGTTTGGAACTGGTGGATGCGAAACGTTTACCTTATGAAGATGGAATGTTTGATTTAGTTATCTCTAATAGCCTAGTTCATCACTTACCTGATCCTTTACCTTTCTTCTCAGAAATCAAGCGCGTCTGTAAACCTCATGGCGGCATTTTTATCCGTGACTTATTCCGGCCGGAAGATGAAGTAACTATGGATGCTTTAGTATCTACTATTGGTGACGAATACGACGATTATCAAAAAAAATTATTTCGTGACTCCCTCCATGCTGCCCTGACTTTAGAGGAGGTTGGTCAATTGATTATAACAGCAGGGTTGGTGGGTGTGCAGATTTATCAGTCAAGCGATCGCCATTGGACTGCTAAACGCAGTTGGACTTCCCCTAGCTAG
- a CDS encoding tetratricopeptide repeat protein, with amino-acid sequence MSHGEGNNNTNNRVPAQVAKYLKQVKRNTITHEFGQGVPKELLTSQENDNHSSEAAKLLRQGMQQQQAGDLIAAIKSLEQSLEMFQLAGNTQQQQQVLSLLALIAYTSGDYRSVISYCQKCLSIKDKPDLTVKMQVLSHIGNAYRHLNDHNKASEFLEACLQLTQQLQDKRSQVAALNNLGLVYKASGNFTQAIEYQEQSLKIVQELKDNWGIEQVLKNLGNTWYALDNYPKAIAYYEKCVKISLSLNNPRSAAQVLKNLGNACYAIGDYAKAIKYYEKRLQLARELKDQRSEEQSLGTLGVACEALGDHSKAIIYYEARLLLARSLKDKRIEEQALASLKIACYALGDYAKAMQYQQGT; translated from the coding sequence ATGTCACACGGTGAAGGGAACAACAACACTAACAACAGAGTTCCTGCGCAAGTTGCCAAATACTTAAAACAGGTAAAGCGCAACACAATTACCCATGAGTTTGGCCAAGGCGTGCCGAAAGAATTACTGACTTCCCAAGAAAACGATAACCATTCATCAGAAGCAGCCAAGTTACTACGGCAAGGAATGCAACAGCAGCAAGCTGGGGATTTGATAGCAGCCATCAAGTCTTTAGAACAATCTTTAGAGATGTTTCAGTTAGCTGGGAATACACAACAGCAACAACAAGTCCTTTCTTTACTGGCATTAATAGCTTACACCTCTGGAGACTATAGAAGCGTTATTTCTTACTGTCAAAAGTGCTTATCTATCAAAGATAAACCAGACCTAACAGTCAAAATGCAGGTATTGTCTCATATAGGTAATGCTTACCGCCATCTCAACGACCATAACAAAGCTAGTGAATTTCTTGAAGCCTGTTTGCAACTAACTCAACAGTTACAAGATAAGCGTAGTCAGGTAGCAGCCTTAAATAATTTAGGATTGGTATACAAAGCCTCTGGTAATTTTACTCAAGCGATAGAGTATCAAGAGCAAAGCCTGAAAATTGTCCAAGAACTCAAAGATAACTGGGGAATAGAACAGGTTTTGAAAAATTTGGGCAATACTTGGTATGCTTTGGACAACTACCCAAAAGCGATCGCCTACTACGAAAAATGTGTCAAAATCTCACTTAGCCTCAATAATCCTCGTAGTGCGGCTCAAGTATTAAAAAATTTAGGGAATGCTTGCTATGCAATAGGTGATTATGCCAAAGCAATTAAATATTATGAAAAACGTTTGCAATTAGCTAGAGAACTCAAAGATCAGCGTAGTGAAGAACAATCTCTTGGTACTTTAGGAGTTGCTTGTGAAGCTCTAGGAGACCACAGCAAAGCCATAATATATTATGAAGCACGCTTGTTGTTAGCTAGAAGCCTTAAAGACAAGCGGATTGAAGAACAAGCTCTCGCTAGCCTTAAAATTGCCTGCTATGCGTTAGGAGATTACGCCAAAGCAATGCAATATCAACAAGGGACGTAA
- the dxs gene encoding 1-deoxy-D-xylulose-5-phosphate synthase: MHLSEITHPNQLHGLSIRQLQQIARQIRDKHLQTVAEFGGHLGPGLGVVELTLGLYQTLDLDRDKVIWDVGHQAYPHKLITGRYSNFHTLRQKDGIAGYLKRGENKFDHFGAGHASTSISAALGMALARDMNGEKFKVAAVIGDGALTGGMALEAINHAGHLPKTNLLVVLNDNEMSISPNVGAIPRYLNKMRLSPPVQFIKDNFEEQFKHIPFVGETWSPELGRIKEGMKRLAVPKVGAVFEELGFTYMGPVDGHNLEELIATFQQAHQIAGPVLVHVATTKGKGYELAEKDQVGYHAQTPFNLTTGKAIPSSKPKPPSYAKVFSHTLVKLAEQNPKIIGITAAMATGTGLDKLQAKLPNQYIDVGIAEQHAVTLAAGLATEGMRPVAAIYSTFLQRAYDQIIHDVCIQNLPVFFCLDRAGIVGSDGPTHQGMYDIAYLRCIPNIVLMAPKDEAELQSMIVTGINYTDGAIAMRFPRGNGYGVPLMEEGWEPLEIGKGEILRNGDDVLLIGYGTMVYPSMQAAEILSEHGIEATVINARFVKPLDTELILPLAKKIGKVVTLEEGCVMGGFGSAVAEALLDADVLVPIKRIGIPDVLVEHATPEESKAELGLTGRQIAERVIEAYFQKQPSTVG, translated from the coding sequence ATGCATCTGAGTGAAATCACACATCCCAATCAGCTGCACGGTCTATCTATCCGGCAACTGCAACAAATCGCCCGTCAAATTCGAGATAAACATTTACAAACAGTAGCCGAATTTGGTGGACATTTGGGGCCTGGCTTGGGTGTTGTCGAGTTAACACTGGGGCTTTACCAGACTCTAGATTTAGACAGGGATAAAGTTATCTGGGACGTAGGACACCAAGCTTATCCCCATAAACTGATTACAGGGCGTTACAGCAACTTCCACACCCTCAGACAAAAAGATGGAATTGCTGGTTATCTCAAACGTGGTGAAAATAAATTTGATCATTTTGGTGCAGGACATGCTTCCACCAGCATCTCCGCCGCATTGGGCATGGCTTTAGCCAGAGATATGAATGGGGAAAAGTTTAAAGTCGCTGCGGTGATAGGTGATGGTGCATTAACTGGCGGTATGGCGTTGGAAGCCATCAACCACGCTGGACACTTGCCTAAAACCAACCTCCTAGTTGTTCTCAATGATAATGAGATGTCTATCTCTCCCAACGTTGGGGCAATTCCTCGCTATCTCAACAAAATGCGCCTCAGTCCTCCGGTGCAGTTTATCAAGGATAATTTTGAGGAACAGTTTAAACACATTCCCTTCGTGGGCGAAACTTGGTCTCCCGAACTAGGACGAATCAAGGAAGGGATGAAGCGGTTGGCTGTTCCCAAAGTGGGTGCTGTGTTTGAAGAACTGGGCTTCACCTACATGGGGCCAGTCGATGGGCATAATTTAGAGGAATTGATTGCTACATTCCAACAAGCACACCAAATAGCTGGACCAGTGTTAGTTCATGTAGCCACAACTAAAGGGAAAGGTTATGAACTCGCCGAAAAAGACCAAGTAGGCTATCACGCCCAAACTCCTTTTAATCTGACAACTGGTAAAGCAATTCCTTCCAGCAAACCCAAACCTCCTTCCTATGCCAAAGTCTTCTCTCATACCCTAGTGAAGCTTGCCGAACAAAACCCGAAAATTATCGGGATTACTGCGGCTATGGCGACAGGAACAGGTTTAGATAAGTTGCAAGCCAAACTGCCCAATCAATATATTGATGTGGGTATCGCTGAACAACACGCTGTCACTCTAGCTGCGGGGTTGGCGACTGAAGGGATGCGTCCCGTCGCCGCCATCTACTCTACTTTCTTGCAACGGGCATACGACCAAATTATCCATGATGTCTGTATCCAAAATTTACCAGTATTTTTCTGTTTGGATCGGGCTGGCATTGTGGGTTCTGATGGCCCCACCCATCAAGGTATGTATGATATTGCCTATCTGCGCTGCATTCCCAACATTGTGCTGATGGCTCCTAAAGACGAAGCCGAACTCCAAAGCATGATAGTCACTGGTATTAACTATACCGATGGTGCGATCGCTATGCGTTTCCCTCGCGGTAATGGCTATGGTGTCCCTCTGATGGAAGAAGGTTGGGAACCTTTGGAAATCGGTAAAGGCGAAATTCTCCGCAACGGTGACGATGTGTTACTCATTGGCTACGGCACAATGGTTTACCCCAGTATGCAGGCGGCGGAAATTCTCAGTGAACATGGCATTGAAGCAACTGTAATTAATGCTCGGTTTGTGAAACCCTTGGACACAGAATTAATTCTGCCTTTGGCTAAGAAAATCGGCAAAGTCGTCACCCTCGAAGAAGGGTGTGTCATGGGCGGCTTTGGTTCCGCAGTTGCAGAAGCCTTATTAGATGCTGATGTTTTAGTTCCTATCAAGCGCATCGGTATTCCTGATGTGTTGGTGGAACACGCTACTCCAGAAGAATCTAAGGCAGAATTAGGCTTAACTGGTCGTCAAATTGCAGAAAGAGTAATAGAAGCTTACTTTCAGAAGCAACCATCTACTGTAGGTTAA